A single window of Nicotiana tomentosiformis chromosome 1, ASM39032v3, whole genome shotgun sequence DNA harbors:
- the LOC104117244 gene encoding uncharacterized protein, whose protein sequence is MDCWSAENATNAFLKTLKMGERGKAPDVTEFISAMAAGNNAQLMVMACSGHPGSALLGLVAAAHQTGGRVICILGRQQEMHAAKKALLGDYANFVEFVIGSDVKTLLASNYEGADFVLIDCKLEDFQQVFEAAQQGVSTVKGAFIVGYNALHEGPKLGFDHKGYFLPIGEGLLVSKITVSEGKKIIGGKRSHWVVEVDECTGEEHVYRVCTSPNTKY, encoded by the exons ATGGATTGCTGGTCTGCTGAAAATGCTACCAATGCTTTTCTCAAAACGCTAAAAATG GGTGAAAGAGGAAAAGCGCCTGATGTAACAGAGTTCATATCCGCCATGGCAGCCGGAAATAATGCACAACTCATGGTGATGGCATGTTCCGGCCACCCTGGGTCTGCCCTACTAGGCTTAGTAGCGGCGGCTCATCAAACGGGTGGCCGGGTGATATGCATATTAGGTAGACAACAAGAAATGCATGCAGCTAAAAAAGCATTATTGGGAGACTATGCAAATTTTGTTGAGTTTGTGATTGGTTCAGATGTCAAAACTTTATTGGCAAGTAATTACGAAGGAGCTGATTTTGTACTTATTGATTGTAAATTGGAGGATTTCCAACAAGTATTTGAAGCAGCACAACAAGGTGTTAGTACTGTTAAAGGTGCATTTATTGTAGGGTACAATGCCTTACATGAAGGTCCTAAGCTAGGTTTTGATCACAAGGGTTATTTTCTACCCATTGGAGAAGGGTTATTAGTTAGTAAAATTACTGTTTCGGAAGGTAAAAAGATTATTGGTGGAAAGAGGAGCCACTGGGTTGTTGAGGTTGATGAATGCACTGGGGAAGAGCATGTTTACAGGGTTTGTACCTCTCCAAATACAAAGTACTAG